TGGCACTATTTTGCTGTTTTCTCCAATTCCGCGGTAGATTCATTTGCTTTTAATCCCGGATCGGGCTGAGATGATTCAGCATTATTGCTACTGCCGCAAGCGGCAGATAATACGCACAGAAATAATAAGCCTAAACACGCTAATTTACGACTTTCTTTCATCATTAGTTCTTCCTTCCAATGAAATCGCTTGCTCTGATTTAATAACCGGATCCTCGGGCGGTTAATATTCGATATTCCGAGTATATGTATTGATGACTGTCCCTCTGCATCATTTACAAGAGAATCTACTTTCCGTATTGAACGTCTTTAAAATAAAACCTGCACTCCATAGGAAAAGAAATGCAGGCCAAACGCAGGCAGACAGATTGCTTTGTTTTTAAAAAAGATAGACTTGCAATAGGTATTTAAAATTCACCGACTGACAACCCATCGTTTCGGTGGTGCAATCGCTGATAAATGCCCCAATGATTTGCCAGATAAGCTTTATCGTTCCAGCCACCGCCGGGTACTCCCGTTGCACAACCGCCGGGATCATTACTCCACTCGCAGCCACAACCCTGAACAGCGCAAGTCGAGCCACTTCTTTGCGAAATAATATGGTCGATGTTTTCCGATAGGAATCGTACAGCACCATCTGCCATTAGAAATTGTGCTCCGCCCGCATGGGGGCTACCAAAACGCCAATTCGGAGATGTCATCCCTGACCTGAGTTCGTTAGTGATGGGGTATAAACCAGCGGCCATGAACCAATCCCAACAGCAGGCAGTATCATTTCCAGGGCTGGCTGTTGTAAATGTATGATGCTGGACTCCCAACCATGAACCACCGGTCCATACCTGATACGACCTTTCCCCAACAGCAATTGTGTTTGAAGTTCCATCTTTAAAACCCGACATTTTAGTCGGTCGTGCAGGATCATACGTGAAAAAACCTCCGGAAAGTCCAGCAAAGGTACTATTCGGGTTCTGAAACCCTCCCGCAGTACCAGCATAACTGGTACTGGGTATTGAACTCATATAATTCGCCGTGCTTGAACCATGAACGCTTCGTGTTGGATTTCGATCGGAATCACTGGGACATAAAACAGCATCAATACCGCTCAGACCAGTAATCACTGTTTTGTTGGTTCCCTCAAAAATTCCAATATTAAAATTGAGCTGATTATATAAAGGTGCCTGATCCATATAGGGAAGAATCATCGCTCCCCAACTTGCTGCATTTCCCAATTCAACAGTACCGTTAAAACCGCGAATTTGCGCAGGCGGAAACGAACCAAAGGTTTCGTGATAGTTGTGTAATGCCAGCCCAATTTGCTTTAGGTTGTTTTTACACTCAGTTCGTCGCGCGGCTTCACGAGCCTGCTGTACTGCCGGTAATAAAAGAGCAATCAAGATCGCAATGATGGCAATCACGACTAAGAGTTCAATTAAAGTGAAACCACGTCTTCTCACATGATGCTGCATTTTTCACCTCCGGAATAAGTTAGTTAAGAAAATCAGAATAATAATTACAAATTCGCGTTCTGGCTCAAACTAAAGGGAATAACACCATAAGATAAAAGCATTTATGATGATCAATCGAACGCATGTTCGCCGATTTGTTGATTTAGAATGGAGTTCGAAAATGACAAACTCATCACTCCAAAAAAGTATTCATAAAAACATTAGTATCCAATACCAACATTTTAAATATATACATTTTATTATTAATATACATTAGTATTAATTTGAGTATATAAAATATTGTTTGCTAGTCAATCCTTTTCAACGAATAAAATTTTTGAGTCATCATTATTGAGCTAAGAATCAGGACTCGCTTTCAGACTGCAGAACAAGTGGAATTACAATTCAAAAGTGTGCGCTCAAGGTAGACGTGAGATGTGCAGAGCAATTGTCAATAAGCAGAGCTGTGTCTTGAATATTGTCAGACAAGCCTGATTATAAATAAGCGAACGTTGACATCCTTCAGGGAACAGGCGGTTCCATAGAATGCACACCGCACTATGCTGAGGACAACTAACTGGTCCTGGATCTTCTAGTGAGATATGACGAGCCTTTGAACGTTCGCAGTATAGTCCAACGTAGATCAGAAATAATTTCTTTACCTCTTACTACTGAAAACAACATTGGAAGCCTGGAACTGAGTCGCAGTCCATCGAAAAAACAAGGGCAGACCTTCTAAGATCTGCCCTTGTTTTATTGGGGAACTAGTGCAACCGAGTTTACTATTTTGTCTTCAAATCAAATTTGAAAGGCTCGTTTGATTTCGTGACTGTAGCTGTCACTGGAGATTGGCCAGGATCATTATATTTCTCAGGAAGTGAATTCTTTGCTTCAACATCTGCTGCCATTTGATCACTTCCAATGGGAGTCCCGTCAGCCTTTACCAGACGCGTGAATAACACCCGATACGTTCCTTCAGCAACACCATCACGTTGATCACGATCTTTGAGCGTAAAATTACCAGTCTCATCCGTGGCTCCAAAACCACCATTACCTTTCGTCGGTTTCTCAGGGAAAAAAGTAACTGAAACATTTGGTAATGCCTCCCCATCAACGGTTACGGACCCACTCACAGGGTAGACTTCCAAGGTGTTTTCGCTTGCACCGCCACATCCAACCAGGCAGAAAAATAAACAGCTCAATAATAGTCGATTGTGCAACATCTAATTAATATCCTGTCCAATCTGAAAATCAGAAGAATTACTGAGAAAAAGAAGCAGTGGAGAAATGGACCACGGGCGTGCTGGATAGCATCACCCGTGATCACATATGATTAATTTACCCAAATGAGAGCTTAGAATTCTCCAAGTGGATTTCCATCTGCAATGTAGGCCAGGTTATTTCGTGTGGTAGCATCAATATTTTCACTGATGAATCTAACCGCACCGTCTCCCAACAATACATGGGCTCCACCGGTGTGTAAGCTACCAACGGTAGACCAGTCGCCAAGCCTTCCTGGTCCTGTGGGACGTTGAAATGGTGGTGAATCCCAAGAACAGCAGGGCCACCAATTAATTCCACGTGAATAGGTTAAATCGACACCATGACCAACCCACTTCGCATGCCCCCATGTAGCCGAGACTCCGTTATAAGTCCAACGAGTGGTTTCTGCCACCGCAACGGTATTACTCATACCATCTTTGACATCACGAACTCGACTACACGCATCAAGACCAAACATTCGCCGAGTGGTTCTCGATTCCTGTGACCATATACTTGCTGAACTGGATGTTCGTGTAACACTGAAATCATAGTTTGTATGAGCAGCGGTTTGAGTTGAGCTTCCGGGAGCAATTGAATAATGAGCGCTAGTCGTTGAAGTATAATGTGTGACATTATCATCTGAAGGGCACATAAATGCGGGAATAATCCTTGAAATCACCAAGTCATTCGCATTCCCTGGCGATCCAGGCAATAGCCCTCCTGGAACTGGCTTCGCAGAAGGTGCTCCTGTACTTGCCGCCAGGCTGAAATTGAACTGATTATATAGGGGAGCCTGATCGATATACGGCAATAATAACAACCATCCACGATGGTTAAGCCCAATAGGATGGTTTGCTGACCCAGATGTGATACTGTGAGCATGCGAGACAGAGTAAGGAAACACAGAGTGAGCATCGTGGTAGTTGTGTA
The Gimesia aquarii DNA segment above includes these coding regions:
- a CDS encoding DUF1559 domain-containing protein is translated as MQHHVRRRGFTLIELLVVIAIIAILIALLLPAVQQAREAARRTECKNNLKQIGLALHNYHETFGSFPPAQIRGFNGTVELGNAASWGAMILPYMDQAPLYNQLNFNIGIFEGTNKTVITGLSGIDAVLCPSDSDRNPTRSVHGSSTANYMSSIPSTSYAGTAGGFQNPNSTFAGLSGGFFTYDPARPTKMSGFKDGTSNTIAVGERSYQVWTGGSWLGVQHHTFTTASPGNDTACCWDWFMAAGLYPITNELRSGMTSPNWRFGSPHAGGAQFLMADGAVRFLSENIDHIISQRSGSTCAVQGCGCEWSNDPGGCATGVPGGGWNDKAYLANHWGIYQRLHHRNDGLSVGEF
- a CDS encoding carboxypeptidase-like regulatory domain-containing protein gives rise to the protein MLHNRLLLSCLFFCLVGCGGASENTLEVYPVSGSVTVDGEALPNVSVTFFPEKPTKGNGGFGATDETGNFTLKDRDQRDGVAEGTYRVLFTRLVKADGTPIGSDQMAADVEAKNSLPEKYNDPGQSPVTATVTKSNEPFKFDLKTK
- a CDS encoding DUF1559 domain-containing protein, with translation MQRHVRKRGFTLIELLVVIAIIAILIALLLPAVQQAREAARRSTCKNNLKQIGLALHNYHDAHSVFPYSVSHAHSITSGSANHPIGLNHRGWLLLLPYIDQAPLYNQFNFSLAASTGAPSAKPVPGGLLPGSPGNANDLVISRIIPAFMCPSDDNVTHYTSTTSAHYSIAPGSSTQTAAHTNYDFSVTRTSSSASIWSQESRTTRRMFGLDACSRVRDVKDGMSNTVAVAETTRWTYNGVSATWGHAKWVGHGVDLTYSRGINWWPCCSWDSPPFQRPTGPGRLGDWSTVGSLHTGGAHVLLGDGAVRFISENIDATTRNNLAYIADGNPLGEF